From a single Papaver somniferum cultivar HN1 unplaced genomic scaffold, ASM357369v1 unplaced-scaffold_19, whole genome shotgun sequence genomic region:
- the LOC113339044 gene encoding vacuolar protein sorting-associated protein 55 homolog has translation MFSASILLQILACAIYSNWWPMLAALMYVMVPMPCLFFGGGSTAFLTSRDGGGWMDAAKFLTGASAVGSIAIPAILRHAGLIETGAMFIEFTSFFILVCTIMCFHRASLEDEW, from the exons ATGTTCTCAGCTAGCATTTTATTGCAAATTCTG GCCTGTGCAATATACAGCAACTGGTGGCCAATGTTGGCAG CTCTGATGTACGTAATGGTGCCTATGCCTTGTTTGTTTTTTGGTGGTGGATCCACTGCATTCTTAACCAGCCGTGATGGTGGAGG CTGGATGGATGCTGCAAAGTTCTTGACAGGAGCATCTGCAGTGGGAAGCATCGCCATTCCTGCAATCCTTAGGCATGCTGGTCTGATCGAAACAGGAGCTATGTTCATTGAGTTCACTTCTTTCTTCATTCTAGTTTGCACTATCATGTGTTTTCATCGTGCTAGTCTTGAAGATGAATGGTGA